From a single Cinclus cinclus chromosome 16, bCinCin1.1, whole genome shotgun sequence genomic region:
- the SBK1 gene encoding LOW QUALITY PROTEIN: serine/threonine-protein kinase SBK1 (The sequence of the model RefSeq protein was modified relative to this genomic sequence to represent the inferred CDS: deleted 3 bases in 2 codons; substituted 2 bases at 2 genomic stop codons): MCVLVCVRVPVSCPCLCHAWSPPFPQTSTWLQPPWRLDHPLQSHGVGGSWGXRGGTXWGLLSTTLATQFPFARSCGCSPGDGMGWDGMGHNGSAAPTEAVPPLPCSATMSAGSIEQEPSRKLGCCGVPLITEDMQSLAIRTLSGTDITKHYDLIRELGKGTYGKVDLVSHKSTGTKMALKFVNKNKTKLKNFLREFSITNTLSSSPFIIKVFDVVFETEDCYVFAQEYAPGGDLFDIIPPQVGLPEELVKRCVQQLGLALDYMHSKSLVHRDIKPENVLLFDRDCRRVKLADFGMTRKVGCRVKRISGTIPYTAPEVCQAGRAEGFAVDTSIDVWAFGVLIFCVLTGNFPWEAAVASDAFFEEFVRWQKGRLAGLPSQWRRFTDSALRMFQRLLALDPEKRCPVKEVFYFIKCDLMAEVRCRPSYRSRKHARDKLPAGPHCHEATGSCTPAPLKRTVLTEGSGARGPEPGAAAPGTASRTDGRQDKGKGQMVLATAIEICV; this comes from the exons ATGTGTGTCCTTGTGTGTGTCCGTGTCCCTgtctcctgtccctgtctctgcCATGCCTGGAGCCCTCCCTTT CCCCAAACGTCCACATGGCTGCAGCCCCCATGGAGGCTGGACCATCCCCTCCAGAGCCAC GGGGTTGGTGGCTCCTGGGGATAGAGGGGTGGCACTTAGTGGGGGCTGCTCAGCACCACCCTGGCAACCCAGTTCCCCTTTGcaaggagctgtggctgcagccccg gggatgggatgggatgggatgggatgggacacaATGGCTCTGCAGCCCCCACGGAAGCAGTGCCACCTCTGCCTTGCAGCGCAACCATGAGCGCGGGCTCGATTGAGCAGGAGCCGTCGCGCAAGCTGGGCTGCTGCGGGGTGCCCCTGATCACCGAGGACATGCAGTCCCTGGCCATCCGCACCCTCTCGGGCACCGACATCACCAAGCACTATGACCTCATCCGCGAGCTCGGCAAGGGCACCTACGGCAAGGTGGACCTGGTGTCCCACAAAAGCACAG GCACCAAGATGGCCCTGAAGTTCGTCAACAAGAACAAGACGAAGCTGAAGAACTTCCTGCGGGAATTCAGCATCACCAACACactctcctccagccccttcATCATCAAGGTCTTTGACGTGGTCTTCGAGACCGAGGACTGCTACGTCTTCGCTCAGGAGTACGCCCCCGGTGGAGACCTCTTCGACATCATCCCGCCTCAG GTGGGGCTCCCCGAGGAACTGGTGAAGCGCTGCGTGCAGCAGCTGGGCCTGGCCCTCGACTACATGCACAGCAAGAGCCTGGTGCACCGGGACATCAAACCGGAGAACGTGCTGCTCTTCGACCGTGACTGCCGCCGCGTCAAACTGGCCGATTTCGGCATGACCCGCAAGGTGGGCTGCCGGGTCAAGCGCATCAGCGGCACCATCCCCTACACGGCTCCCGAGGTGTGCCAGGCCGGCCGCGCCGAGGGCTTCGCCGTGGACACCAGCATCGACGTCTGGGCTTTCGGGGTGCTCATCTTCTGCGTCCTCACCGGGAACTTCCCCTGGGAGGCGGCGGTGGCGTCCGACGCCTTCTTCGAGGAGTTTGTGCGGTGGCAGAAGGGGCGGCTGGCGGGGCTGCCCTCGCAGTGGCGGCGCTTCACGGACAGCGCCCTCCGCATGTTCCAGCGCCTGCTGGCCCTCGACCCCGAGAAGCGCTGCCCTGTCAAGGAGGTTTTCTACTTCATCAAGTGCGACCTCATGGCCGAGGTGCGGTGCCGGCCCTCCTACCGCTCCCGCAAGCACGCCAGGGACAAGCTCCCGGCCGGGCCCCACTGCCACGAGGCCACCGGCTCCTGCACCCCCGCCCCGCTCAAGAGGACCGTCCTGACCGAGGGGAGCGGAGCGCGCGGCCCCGAGCCCGGCGCAGCCGCCCCGGGCACGGCGAGCAGGACAGACGGACGGCAGGACAAGGGCAAGGGGCAGATGGTCCTGGCCACGGCAATAGAGATCTGCGTGTGA